In Apodemus sylvaticus chromosome 8, mApoSyl1.1, whole genome shotgun sequence, one genomic interval encodes:
- the Kctd4 gene encoding BTB/POZ domain-containing protein KCTD4, with product MERKIIRREKEREYEGRHNSLEDAEQGKNCKSTLMTLNVGGYLYITQKQTLTKYPDTFLEGIVNGKILCPFDADGHYFIDRDGLLFRHVLNFLRNGELLLPEGFRENQLLAQEAEFFQLKGLAEEVKSRWEKEQLTPRETTFLEITDNHDRSQGLRIFCNAPDFISKIKSRIVLVSKSRLDGFPEEFSVSSNIIQFKYFIKSENGTRLVLKEDNTFVCTLETLKFEAIMMALKCGFRLLTSLDCSKGSIVHSDALHFIK from the coding sequence ATGGAGCGTAAAATaatcagaagagaaaaggaaagggagtaCGAAGGGAGGCACAACAGCCTGGAAGATGCTGAGCAAGGCAAGAACTGCAAATCCACACTGATGACCCTCAACGTTGGCGGATATCTATACATTACTCAAAAGCAGACACTGACCAAGTACCCAGACACTTTCCTTGAAGGTATCGTAAACGGGAAAATCCTCTGTCCATTTGATGCGGATGGCCATTACTTCATAGACAGGGACGGGCTTCTCTTCAGGCATGTCCTAAACTTCCTTCGAAATGGAGAACTTCTACTGCCCGAAGGATTTCGAGAAAATCAACTTCTTGCTCAAGAAGCAGAATTCTTCCAGCTCAAGGGGCTGGCAGAAGAGGTGAAATCCAGGTGGGAAAAAGAACAGCTGACACCCCGAGAGACTACTTTCTTGGAAATAACAGATAATCACGATCGTTCACAAGGACTGAGAATCTTCTGTAATGCTCCTGATttcatatcaaaaataaaatctcGCATTGTTCTGGTATCCAAAAGCAGGCTGGATGGGTTTCCAGAGGAGTTCTCTGTTTCGTCAAATATCATTCAATTTAAATACTTCATCAAGTCTGAGAACGGCACTCGACTTGTACTAAAGGAAGACAACACCTTTGTCTGCACCTTGGAAactcttaagtttgaggccataATGATGGCTTTAAAATGTGGGTTTAGACTGCTGACCAGCCTGGACTGCTCCAAAGGGTCAATTGTTCACAGCGATGCACTTCATTTTATCAAGTAA